The sequence tctacttttcatttttttattcgcggtCATCGTTGATTGGTGAATTTGATATCAGTTCAAAGTCCCTTGATCGTTGCCTTTCTTGACGGATTCTTGCGCACGTGATTTGATTAGAAAAAGTCTTACTTCTTTATGAttaggaaaaaatttattttcttatgattACTTTTGTCAAATGGCTCTATTTGTTAAGTATTTTGTTGAGATCGTTTTTATCGTTATTGATTTAGTTGcattttgttagaaaaaatttattatcttttcggTATCGCTTTATTCTTCCGTCTAAAAATTCTACTGCAagagatatttatcaatttttatttattcgagagaATCGGTATGGTTTCATCACTTCTTGCGTCTTTCTTACGGTTACTCAGATATATAGTTATTGACAAGTGACTAAGAGTTTACGAAATACGTGGCGCAGGATGCTTTGTTTATTTaaccaatttatttttattattaatgaactATTGTCACAACTTCGCGGAAGGAAGAAATCGTGGAGTACCAGAACGTAATAGATAATAGTTTCCACTTAAACAATCCTCAATAATAACCTGACCATTTCTTATTTAGTCCAAtcgctctttcttctcttttttcaattgcaaTTTGTTCCATAATGTGCTCCATAATTTCATCGAAGCATAAAACAATCATTCTTTCCGACATAGATTGGCTTTTATACTTCATAATGTCCATGACATTTCTTTAAATGTCAgttaaatggaataaaatgcCATTGTCCATCTTCGAAGTGACATTCTAGGAAAGGGGACCTTTTGCAAATACACGTAGGTTTTGGGACTTACGCTGCGCAAGATAATTTTACTGCTTAGATTTAGAATTACTGCTGCTATGTATTCTGAAGATCAATGCGCTTTTTTCTGATTAAGAAGCATTTTGATTTGCCCTGCAgtgaattcaatatttatttatacatatacatttttttcaatattgtctctttttttgtttttgttcaGGTTCAAGGTGAGATGATTGAATGAAGGTGTGCTGATCTCAGTTATTGGTCGCAGTGTTGTTGTTGAAGTCGGCTATGGTTGATATTAGGGACGCCTGAGGATACTGTGCACAGAACTCGCACGTCACTTACAGTAACATGTTAGCTGAATGCTATGAAACTGAAGtctatcaagaaaaaatattgtgttctGATCTTGtgagtttttcttttataattttcttttagggATGTACTAATTCTAACACTACTTCGAAGAATGGGATTCTTCCAAAATTCTGTCGAATCAGAACAGTGTAGGATGAAGTCTTTTTtaagctttaaaaatttgtgcCAGTGTCCTCAGGTGGGGTATTTCTTCTACTTTCCACGTTTTTATCGTGATTTATGGTGATCGTCTATTAGTGGcttgatattttagaaatctcTTGAACATTAGCTTTCCCGGCGAGTCTTTGCACATGAACTGATAAAAAGATCTTACTCccttatgattatttttgtattgcaGCTGTATTTATGCAGTTGTACTTAGGTACTtttctcgttaaaaaaattattatcgttattgatAGTAGGAAAGTAAGGCCGCTTCTAACCCATCTATTTCTTAAGAACCGgtaagagtaagagagagagagagatatgaaaaagtaaaatagaaagatatgTCGGAAGGGAAGAGACAGTACATCGGCAGGGGGAGTACGTACGGCGAGGGAGGCGTGGGACGGGAGagaggcgcgcgcgcgtcgaTGGCGAGGGAAGGAGGGGCTAGGGGATTTCGGAAGACGAGCCACGGTTTCCTTATCGGCGCCGCTTAGAGCGCGCGATTTAGGAGCGCGATCCGTTAATAGGCGTCGCGGCGTCTAGCGAGCTTCGAGGAGCGGAGGCGTCGACGGCGTCGCGCGACGTTCTCGAGGACGAGTCGCGGTTTCCTTATCGGCGCCGCTCGAAGCGCGCGATTTATTAATAGGCGTTACAGCGTCCGGCGAGCTTTAAGGAGCGGAGGTAACGCTTATCGGCGTCGCTCGGAATGCGCTTCTCGAAGCTCGCTAGACGCCGCGACGCCTATTAACGGATCGCGCTCCTAAATCGCGCATCGGGATATCGCCGCGAGACGATCAGGCGAAGGAACGGAACGGAGAATCGGCGATCGAGCGACGAAAGATCGATTCGTGAGAGAaagcgtttttattttttataacacgaaatataattcgcgtatttattcttttacgatatattgATAATGCAAAGGTGCGAGTACATAGATAGACGTATCACGATTTTCCGAAGAACAGAGCCTGCAGCTCGCAGTCGATTAGCTTGTTGCGGTCGACGTTGTCGTTGTAGCGTATCGTTGCGTGAATGAGCGCGGGATCGCGAGCGCCTGCCGCAACATCGAGAAAATGAGCCAGTTTGTTGTCGGTGTAGGCGGTTAAACAGTTCAAGGACGTAACGAGGCAGTTGATAACGCTCCAGATGTAATACGTATAAAACAGTGTTTCTCGATATAGCCAGACGAACCTTAGGCGTTTCGAAACGGAGAATTCGGAGATTATTTAGTCTGCCGAATCGAAGCGTCAATTGCCCGATGTATATCGGTGCCGGAGGGCGCGACTCTTCGCACTCGTCGGAAAGTACGACATGAACGTGGATCGCAGATCGAGTAGCTCCTTCCACATATCCGGCGTTAGGGAAATCTCTTTGCGGTGACTATCTTCGAGAACGATTTCACGAACGAAGGTCGACTGACGTTGATGCAGACTTCCAAATGCTTGGATCCTGTTTTCGTTAATGGGTAGCATCTTCCCAAGATTCTGAGATGTCGCGCGATCGCGTCGTTAGCGTTGCCTCTCGGCGTTCGGTCGCTATCTTGTCTGAAAAAAGGTAGACGCGGATGGTTAGAGAGGAAAGCGATcgagataataaaagatatttattcgcgagaagattttcaatattctCACCCGTTATCTGTTCGAGCTCTCTTGGAATATCCCGCGTTATCTTCGCGATTTCGTTCGACGAACCTCGATCGATCCTCAAAAGAGTGCTACTGTTGCGGCAGTCCCATTGTCGCGTACATCTTCGTTTACTGTTTCATTCGTTCGCGAGCTTCGGCCATAGTTGATATATAAGCGCTTAACGGCAGGACGGTCCTTATATATCCGCGTCAAAATTGCCCCTTCTTCGAGCCTTTGTATTCTCAAAGAGATTATGGGAAGTCGCTTCCGTCGTCGGTGCTCTCGGTCGCGTCGTCGAGGCGATGAGATGCGACTGAGAAGATCTCATAATAGTGCGTCCGTGGGGCACTCACCGAGAACGCGCAGGTCGAAGGGACCCGCCGAGGTTatgatattcttaaatttgttaaacGCGTAAAATTGACGTTTAGCGAAGAAATACATATTACTGTCGATGTATCGAAAGGCCGACGTTATCGCAGATAGTATTCCGGGAAATATATCTTCTAACGGAGTGTGTTTAACGACCAGCATGCGACATTCATCGATCTCCGTTACTTTGTCGTACATAGCGTAGGTTCGTCTCGAGTGCGCTTTTATCGCGGCGTTGATCTTAGCGTTTCGAGGAAATTCGATACTGTGAAGGGATCTAGGCCAACCCGATTTTAACCTAAAACTGGAGTATTCCGCGAGATAGATCTTATCGTCCGCGAATAGCGCGAGATCGCCCGAGGGTCTTTGATACGCAGCGGATAGGCGCGTGAAATTATTCGGAAGAAACGTCGCGTATTCCGTTAGTGTCATGGGCATACCGTAGCGTCTCTCGGTTAGGTCGACTAACCATATGTTGCGTCGGTTGGATATGTACAAACgccgatttattattaagaccGCGTCTAGGAGCCGTAAGGCGCAAAGATCCGTGCGCGATGGATCGGTCGGCGCGAAGCCGATCACAGTAGACGCTACGGTGATAGCGGACGCCGCGATAGTCGCGGAAATCGCGGGGCGATTTCCATCGTCGTGAGATTCATATAGATTCTGTATAGCAAGGATATCCTCGACGCTTAGCCGGATATTGAAACTCGTTGTCGGGTATATATGGAAACATGATCGAGTCGTTACGCTGTGCGTAATACTGTGCTGCAGACCTAAGGTGTGGTCGATTTCGTGAGTTAGCGTTAGCAGTAAATGATACTTAGAAGGATTTTTGTTCAGATGTACGTGCCACGGTTCCTCGTCGTCGACGTGCACCTCCGAGGCGAAGTCGACCGCTCCGGTGGGGAAGAACGCGTGAGCGAGGCCTCCTCCCGGACCTTCGAAGACCACCGCGCAAATGTTGCCGTTCTCGCGATTCGCGTAGATGTGAACACCCGTTCgatacgatattaatatatcgtagCGAGTCGCGCACGAACTTTAACGACGAACTTGCCGCCCATAGCGCGAACGCCGCTTCGGTCGTTCGTAAAAGTTCCTCACTAAACACTTGAAAATTCCACGTTAGGCGCGTTTTCGGCCACTTTCTCGAGAACGGGCTGTACGCGCGATCGGGAATGTCCGCTAGACCGCATCGCGGTTTGCACATGAGATTTAGCATATCGACGTTTAGCGCGCCATTATCAGGTAGttgataatattcttgaaaaaacgACAGCGCGCGATGCAGAGACGTCGCGTTATCGGACGACAATGATCCCCCGCAGTCCATCAGAAAACCGTATGCTCGCAGGAAGTGGAACGCCTCCGTTCTTTCCGGGTCGACCGGCGTCGCTAGGACGAGAAGAGCCGTCTTCGTAGTCATCGCGCGGATCGAGAGAGACGCGCGAGAAACGATCGATCGCGAGATATCGGACGCGATTGATTCGCGCTTTAGAGGATATGCCTATTTTTATCCTCGTCAAATTTGGGTGCGAGGTGGGGGGAGGGGTATTAgagcgagaaaagagagagggatagAAGCGGATGCACCGATGATTCGCTCGAGGAAAGAAGTTTCCTTCGACGGCGACAAAGGTCAGTTGGGTATCCGGAATACGCCTTTTTCAAGAAAGTTTCGAGTCTCTCTATCTTTgtgatttctatttttattattgtatctttAAGAAAGGATATTGAGGATTAAAGGAGGAATCGAGCTGTTACCGGTGACGAAGGAAACGTACATCTTCTTTGCGAAGAGCGTCGACGAAGCGTCGGGTGAAATGGATCGCGCGCGGGAGACGCGTAAAGTTGCGTTTcatggatttttttaaatttcttagagCGAGTCTCGAAAAATTGGCATCTTATCTCGATAAGAGCGAGTTAAAGATCGCGCGGTCGGAATTTCTCAATCTCGACGACGCCGATTTTGAGCTCCTTACACGAAAAGGTATATATTTCCATACGAGTACATCAAGGATACCGATAAGTCGCGCGAGACTCGTGCCGCCGCGCGAGGCGTTCTACAGTTCGCTGACCGGCAATATCGTATCCAGTAGCGATTACGAGCGCGCGATAGAAGTCTGAAAACGATTTCGTGTCCAGACGCTGGACGAATATAgtgatttgtatttaaaaactgaCGTACTTCTATTAGCtgatatctttgaaaattttcgcgacGCGTGTATGAGGAGTTACGGTTTAGATTCCGCACATTATTACACGTTACTCAGATATACGTGGGACGCTATGTTAAAGTATACGGACGTTCGATTCGAGCTTTTAACTGACATCGATATGGTGATGTTCGTGGAACGCGGAATACGTCAGTGTTCCAATAGATACGCGCGCGCTAATAACAAATACTTACAATCGTATAATCCCTCGGAACCATTGTCGTATCTTATGTATTTCGacgtgaataatttatacggaTAGGCGATGTGTCAATCGTTGCCTTACGAGGATTTTCGATGTGTTGAGGACGTTtcaaatatcgatttattgTCCGTAATGCCGAATTCGCTTATCGGTTATATTCTAGAAGTCGATCTTGCGTATCCGTACAGCCTTCACGACTCTCACGCTGAATTGCCGTTTTATTGACACGCGATAAGCCGCCCGGGAAACGGCAGGACAAACTCCTCGCTACATTGTACGATAAGCGCCGTTATGTAACACACTATCGTAACTTGCAACAATATGTTAGGATTACGCGTTACGAAAATACATAGAATATTACGATTCGCGCAATCTTCGTGCGCGAATACGTCGATCTGAACACGCGATTGCGAATTAGCGCTAAAAATAAGTTCGAGAAAAATCtgtacaaattaatgaataacgcCGTGTTCGGTAAAACTATTGAGAACGTACGTAATCATTTGGCTAGTGACCCGATCGGAGTACTCGTCGTTCCGGGTACGACGTATTACCCGAGGACGGGTAATACGGCGCGGAAACGATGATCGCTAAGCCCAACTTTCATAATACAAGCGTCTTCGCGAAGGATTTAATAGCCGTAGAATTGCGCAAACTGGAAGTTAAATTTCACAAACCGATCTACGTAGGCATGTGTATGCTCGATATATCGAAGATTCGCTTGTACGAATTTCATTACGAGTATACCGTTGTATCGAGACAAGTGGAATAATATACACCGACAGTCTTATCTATCGCGCCGAGTGCGAGGACGTGTACGAGGATATGAAGCGCGTTATCGATAGATTCGACACGAGCGATTACGCGACGGACAATGCGTACGGTATGCCTTTTGTTAATAAGAGAATACTGGATTTCATGAAAGACGAGAATAATGGCGCGATTATGACGGAATTTGTCGGACTTAGAGCAAAAATGTACGCGTTGCGAGTAGAAGGTAGAAGCGAGACGAAGAAGATCAAAGGCGTGAAGAGCGCCGTCGTCGCGAGAACGATAAGCTTCGACGATTACGCGTACTGTTTGCGACTAGAGATCGAAATAACGCGTGAGCAGTCATGCTTAAGATCGAAGTTACACGAAGTGTACACGATATCAGAGTCGAAGATTGCGTTTAGTCCGTACGACGACAAGCGGTACGTCGTACCCGGAACGACGAGTACTCCGTGGGggcattataaaatacagctgtaataatctttattttttagtcgatagaaatttattaagttatgtaataaatatataacgtataataaaatacaattattttattaataaattattttaaataaatacatttttatcgtaatacgGCTGCTTTGTTTATCCAGGAATTGTGCGTCTCATCCATTCCGAACCATTTCACGTAAACCTCGTTGCACTTTCGGCGCAGCACCTTTTCCACGAGATATACGTCGGGGTCGAAGACGCGAAGCAACTCGTGTTCGTAGAATCCTTCGGCGATCGACTCGTTTCGCGAATCCTTTAATAGATACGTTACGGGATTGGTTCGTTGCATCTTGGTTATTCGAAATATCTTGTTGGTCCAATTGGGTGTGGAGCCTTTCtcgaaaatcattttaaatttgctgACGCGTACCGGATCGTCCAGCTTAAATTTCGCGTGAGCGGCTATCTTTACGTTGCTGTACACAGTGTTTAAAAGGTTATGGGCCATCGCGGGAGTCATGTCAACGGGCCTCATACCGATAATGCGATGTTTTCGCGCGTTGTACTCATTCACGAGACGGGGCAGCGCGTTGATCCACATGTACATTCCGTTTAACGTGAAGTATTTCCACATGGAGTTCTTAAGCGTGGATTGAATCTCTCGACGCCTTCATCACCGAGTACACCGAATAATGAATCACCTCGTGCTTTTTCCCAAACTTTCGCACTTCGGTAGTGTAGAAACGTCTTTTCCTTCGTCGGTCTTCAGGTTTTTCGGACACCCTTAGAATTTCGcattatcttattgttagataacgCTCGAGTGACCTCGTTGGCGCTTTTGCTGTTGAGCGGTACGGCCCACGCGTACTTGCTTAACACGTCGATAACGGTGAGTATGTAGTTGTGGCCTTTGTTGAGTCTCGCATAAGGACGCATCTCGACCACATTCGCCTGCCACAGGTCGTCGTACCCGCGCACCGCGACGCGTCGAGGCGGGAAGTTTCTTCTCGCGGGCACGTGCAACTCCTCTACCAGTCTTCGTTTTTCAGcgcttattttatctttctttttttatcgaaatagcGTCTTTTTACGGTCGCTTTCCTTTCTCGTTCGATTTCGATATCGAAAGAGTctttatcgtttatttttttactcgattctttttatttttttttatctatttatttactttttgtttctttagaaACAAAATAGAGGATTCTGTAAAGATCGCGCGAGAGACGCTCTTTGAGCTTATTAACAAATCGAGAGTGATAGCGGCGCAGGCCAAAAGAATTCGCGCGATTCTCGCGATCGTGGCGAGGAAGAAGCCGGACCATCGGCGAGCTTCGAGAAGGCCGAACCATCGGTGAGCGACGACGAGAACACGTAGCGCGGTGAGTATTCATGCGATCTTATAACTTGTAACAGTCGGATTTTCCGAGCGCTGTTGCGGGATAGCTCGGCCGGGATCAGAGCTCGGAAGGTATAGCAAGTATCGTAAGGCGTGTATAGAATAAATAGtgtgtttatttatgtcaGACTGCGGGGTACAAATGTGTATGGGTGTATAAATGTGCGTGAATGAAAACGTATAAATGCGCGTGTATAAAACGTATAAGTGTGCGTGTATATAGATCTATCGGATGCGTGTATAACAACGTATGGATGCGGGTGATGCGTGAATGCGTGTATGTATTTCAGGCGGTAATGCGGACGCGGTGGTGCGATTCGGTGCGGGATGCGCTCGAGTGCACGCTTGGAGGGCACTCGCGAACGGCGCGATCGTATGCGGTGGATCGAACGTCGGGTGCGATAATCGATACCTGGCGTCGATGGTAGCACCTGTCGGCTAGGTATCGTGATGCCTACGCGAGGGGCGAGGGCCTCGCGTCTTGGCGAATCGCGTGTCGCCAAATTCGGTGCGTAGGGCGGTCTCGCGGCCCTAGACGCGCGGATTTTGTCGCCGTAAAGATGGCGAGCCTCAGTCGGATTGTGTCGGCGCGCGAGATACCTCGCGATAGTTTTCCGGATTTGCGAGAACGGTTCGCGGGCGGAATAGGAGCGTCCGGCAGAcgggaatatccgtcggtggcgGGTAACTTCCCACCGCTAAAATTATTGCCGGACGATCGGAAGTACGGTAGGAACGCTTGTATGGCGGGATGCTGGGAAagcccagcagaggcggagtacACCCAACCTCTATCTCGCTTTGTGGAGCGCTTATTTATACCCGGTGTCGGCGGTATCGCGTCAGCGCGATAATTGTTTCTTCAACAATTCGGTTGAGCTCGTTCGCGGCTCGGGAATATTCGGAAACGGTCGGAGCGGTTTCCCGAACGCGCGACTCGTGCTCCGGTACGGTGTGCCGAACCGGTGGTCTAAATGTAAACAactacaaatatttacaaaatatttatgctcGCTCACCGGTTTAAAATACAGTGGGGCGCATAGCGCCTTCGCTCTAACGGTCCCGTGACTGGTGAGCGTGGGACGGCGGTATCTTACGCGTGTTGGCCCGACCGATGATCGTCGGGCCGCGGCGTCCGGCGGGTGGACGGCCGGGTAACGATGTACGCATCGTTAcaaacttgtaaaaaaaatttattcgctaATCATTGTTGTTTATTTGCAGAGAGAATGGAGAATTCTTCGCACGTGTtcgtcgtatatatattttcttatatatatcttattatatattttattacgtatataacttattattacgtatatattttattattacgtatacattttattatatatacacgtttattattataaattacatatacattttattataaattacatatatattttattataaattacatatacattttattataaattacatatacattttattataaattacatatacattttattataaattacatatattttattatatatacacattcattattataaatattatgacaaaataaaatcgtttataatttaaaataatgtaatttaactcTCCGCGTCTCCTCTTCCTTTCCCACACATAGTCTATCCTTCTCTAATTAATCTCGCGAAATGTCGCTTCTTGTCTCGCGCTACGCTTCGCTCTTATCGCGGTCACGATAAATAAGGAAGATTCGTTCGTATAATAatacgaataaattttattacacgatgcgttaaaaaataaaatattttaaatattttaaatattttaaatattttaaatattttaaataacgcgGCGGCTGCTCGTCTCGCTCcgtctttctctcgctttgCTCTTCGAGGATACGCGGACGcgataaataaagaagattcgttcatataataatacgcataaattttatttcttaaaaaatagacTTTTATTGCGCGATgcgtaaaagatataaaatatttaaagtaacgCGGCGACTGCTCATTTCGCTTCGTCCTTCTTGCTTCGTTCTTATTTTTGCGGTCGCGATAAATATAGAAGATTTATTCGTAtaatagaacaaaaaaatttttatttttttaaaaagtatatttttattccgcgtaaaaatataaaatatttaaaatatgtaaaatataaaatatttaaaatatcaaacgtTATAGAGATAGAAGGTATGTGGCGATCGATTATCGTTGTCATTAatacgtatatttaaatatgacaaatacatttttttaaataagatatataattaaatagtttataatattaatataatttaataatttataatattaatataataatatattatatggtttataatatattatatgatataataatatatagatttataatacgatatagtatttgataatatatagaatgtagtttatgattatataatactaaaattaatattaaaataatataatattaaaattaaatatcgctCAAATCGTTGCTTCGCTTCAACCACCAGTTGTGCAATTTGCAAATGTTCTCCAATGCACAATTTTTTGCGTGATATCCGTAGCGAAGAGCTCGCGAAGCGTTCAACATTTCTAGCCGATATCTTCGAAATTGGCGTCGATGGTCTCGACGGTGACACCGCGATCCTCGACATCTTCCAGGATCTCGGTAAGccacttctttttttcgtagCCTTTAACATATATGCGCACCATAAAATCAGGACTAGTTCCATGGCAAACGGCGTCTCGAACGAATCTCTTCATCGACTCGTAATTAACATATCCACCACGTTCCACTTCAATTGATGGTGATTGGTGATCAATCAACAAGCTTGCGTTTTCTCCGCTTTTGTTAACAAATCCCACGACATTGGCACGCAGAAGATGTGATGTATTAATTCTTTACTTTCTCAATTCCTATCTCTTTCGCGACAAATTTTTCGTTAACGATAAAACTTTGAAGGTCATCGAAGATCGGTGTGTCCATCTTCGTCGCTAGTCGAAGTAAGAATGCTCGCTTCTCTAAAGTTCCTTTTTAAGCATTTTATTCTcccttcatatttttttatttatcgctgtACTAGATTATTCTACACGATTCTGCGCACGACGTTGGTGAGCGGATTATACTCTACCACTCGATCGTGAATAATGAGACAATAGGCTGTGATGTTAGAGGGAACGTTCTCCTTACATTCTATACGAACGTTCACGGTGCTCTTAATGCTCTTAATGGATTCGTTCTGTCGAAAACAATCGATGACTACTATCGGACCGAACGTTTTAAATTTGGCCAAATTAAGGAGCGCTTTGTTTTTATCGCATCCATAATacgtttttcgaaatttcgagTACATGTCGTACAGCACCgcggttttatttttttcgaaattcagATTCATATCGTCGTAGGGATAAAAATCCGAATTAAGATACAGTTTGACGTTGGTTAGTTTACAATCGTCGAACAGGGAAGGATCCTGAAGCAGAACGTTCTTCCTTTCGGATTGCAGCGCGAAGGTAACGTATCGCGGTTTCTCGAGCTACGTCGCCGCTTTAACCGCCCACGAATGTTTGGTGGTACTCTGCAGAAGTGAAAACTCGTAGAGATCTCACGAACGAAAAGCGACGCTTAGATATCTTCCGCTGTCCAATGTACGCAATAGcgctaatttattaacatcgtTTAACACTACGTGAGGCATTTGCCAttgtatattcaataaaacgATCTTAGGTTCGCGCGATACGAGACAATTGTGATCGTTGCACGCTCGTATCAAGATGAGTTCGTTTCGTGCGTTGATCACGACGCGCTTATAATCCTCGCAGAAACCTAGCGACACGCTGAGAGGTACGCAAAAGTTAAAATCGTCGATCGAATGACTCTTCGCCGCAAAGTCCCATCCGGCGTTCTGcaatatattgtttctttcGACCGTCAGCGATGCGTAATTCTTGATCGT is a genomic window of Cataglyphis hispanica isolate Lineage 1 chromosome 5, ULB_Chis1_1.0, whole genome shotgun sequence containing:
- the LOC126849556 gene encoding neutrophil collagenase-like, producing MTTKTALLVLATPVDPERTEAFHFLRAYGFLMDCGGSLSSDNATSLHRALSFFQEYYQLPDNGALNVDMLNLMCKPRCGLADIPDRAYSPFSRKWPKTRLTWNFQVFSEELLRTTEAAFALWAASPGGGLAHAFFPTGAVDFASEVHVDDEEPWHVHLNKNPSKYHLLLTLTHEIDHTLGLQHSITHSVTTRSCFHIYPTTSFNIRLSVEDILAIQNLYESHDDGNRPAISATIAASAITVASTVIGFAPTDPSRTDLCALRLLDAVLIINRRLYISNRRNIWLVDLTERRYGMPMTLTEYATFLPNNFTRLSAAYQRPSGDLALFADDKIYLAEYSSFRLKSGWPRSLHSIEFPRNAKINAAIKAHSRRTYAMYDKVTEIDECRMLVVKHTPLEDIFPGILSAITSAFRYIDSNMYFFAKRQFYAFNKFKNIITSAGPFDLRVLGECPTDALL
- the LOC126849557 gene encoding uncharacterized protein LOC126849557 is translated as MWKYFTLNGMYMWINALPRLVNEYNARKHRIIGMRPVDMTPAMAHNLLNTVYSNVKIAAHAKFKLDDPVRVSKFKMIFEKGSTPNWTNKIFRITKMQRTNPVTYLLKDSRNESIAEGFYEHELLRVFDPDVYLVEKVLRRKCNEVYVKWFGMDETHNSWINKAAVLR